The following are encoded in a window of Vicugna pacos chromosome 2, VicPac4, whole genome shotgun sequence genomic DNA:
- the SLC34A2 gene encoding sodium-dependent phosphate transport protein 2B isoform X1: MQASWRAFRLKFRATMAPWPEVENAQPNSDKYIEGTAGQQSTTLAKDKETNKDDTGTPATKMELLPSYSTVALIEERTEVEDPWDLPELKDKGIKWSERDTKGKILCVFQGIGKLIMLLVFLYFFVCSLDVLSSAFQLVGGKVAGQFFSNNSIMTNPVAGLVIGVLVTVLVQSSSTSTSIIVSMVASSLLTVRTAIPIVMGANIGTSITNTIVALMQAGDRNEFRRAFAGATIHDFFNWLSVLVLLPLEAASSYLERLTNLVVDSFHFKSGEDAPELLKVITDPFTKLIIQLDKDVINQIAMNDETAKNKSLIKIWCKTFTNVTERNVTVPSPENCTSPSLCWTDGLFTWTIKNVTYQENIAKCKHIFVNFSLPDVAVGVILLVVSLLVLCSCLILIVKLLGSVLRGQVAVIIKKTINTDFPFPFAWLTGYLAILVGAGMTFIVQSSSVFTSAMTPLIGIGVISIERVYPLTLGANLGTTTTAILAALASPGSTLRSSIQIALCHFFFNISGILLWYPIPFTRLPIRLAKGLGSISAKYRWFAIVYLIILFLLVPLLVFGLSLAGWPVLVGVGVPIIFVILLVLFIRLLQSRCPRALPRKLQNWDFLPLWMHSLKPWDRVISTLTSCCQQRCCCCCGVCCRVCCQLCGCPNCCRCSGCCKDLEEVQDVPIKSPQAFDNMAMDKEDQDGVPKSTADTKITITAL; encoded by the exons ACCATGGCTCCTTGGCCTGAAGTGGAGAATGCCCAGCCTAACTCTGATAAATACATTGAAGGCACCGCTGGTCAGCAGTCCACCACGCTTGCAAAAGACAAGGAAACCAACAAAG ATGACACTGGGACCCCTGCAACCAAGATGGAGCTTCTGCCATCCTATTCCACCGTGGCACTGATAGAGGAGCGCACAGAGGTGGAGGACCCCTGGGACCTGCCTGAGCTTAAGGACAAGGGGATCAAGTGGTCAG aGAGAGACACCAAAGGGAAGATTCTCTGTGTCTTCCAAGGCATTGGGAAATTAATTATGCTCCTGGTATTTCTCTACTTCTTCGTATGCTCCTTGGATGTTCTCAGCAGCGCCTTCCAGCTGGTTGGAG GAAAGGTGGCTGGCCAGTTCTTCAGCAACAACTCCATTATGACCAACCCTGTGGCGGGGTTGGTGATCGGGGTGCTGGTGACTGTCCTGGTGCAAAGCTCCAGCACCTCCACGTCCATCATTGTCAGCATGGTGGCCTCGTCAT TGCTGACTGTGAGGACTGCCATCCCCATTGTCATGGGGGCCAACATTGGGACCTCAATCACCAACACCATCGTGGCTCTTATGCAGGCAGGAGACCGGAATGAGTTCAGAAG GGCTTTTGCTGGGGCCACAATCCATGACTTCTTCAACTGGCTCTCCGTGTTGGTGCTCTTGCCTCTGGAGGCTGCCAGCTCTTACTTGGAGAGACTGACCAACCTGGTGGTGGACTCCTTCCACTTCAAGAGTGGAGAGGATGCCCCGGAACTTCTGAAAGTGATCACAGATCCCTTCACGAAGCTCATCATCCAG CTGGATAAAGATGTTATCAACCAAATTGCGATGAATGATGAAACAGCCAAAAACAAGAGTCTGATCAAGATTTGGTGCAAGACTTTTACAAACGTG ACTGAGAGGAATGTCACTGTCCCCTCACCTGAGAACTgcacctccccttccctctgttGGACGGATGGTTTGTTCACCTGGACCATCAAGAATGTGACCTACCAGGAGAACATCGCCAAGT GCAAGCACATCTTCGTGAATTTCAGCCTCCCAGATGTTGCCGTGGGCGTCATCCTGCTGGTAGTGTCCCTGCTAGTCCTCTGCAGCTGCCTGATCCTAATTGTCAAGCTCCTGGGCTCTGTGCTCAGGGGACAGGTAGCTGTTATCATCAAGAAGACCATCAACACAG atttccctttcccctttgcctGGTTGACTGGCTACCTGGCCATCCTTGTGGGGGCAGGCATGACCTTCATCGTTCAGAGTAGCTCCGTGTTCACATCTGCTATGACCCCACTGATTG GTATTGGTGTGATATCCATCGAGAGGGTATATCCACTCACACTGGGCGCCAACCTcggcaccaccaccaccgccatccTGGCAGCCTTAGCCAGCCCCGGCAGTACTTTGAGGAGCTCAATCCAG ATTGCCCTGTGCCACTTTTTCTTCAACATCTCAGGAATCTTGTTGTGGTACCCAATCCCATTCACCCGCCTGCCCATCCGCCTGGCCAAGGGGCTGGGCAGCATCTCCGCTAAGTACCGCTGGTTTGCCATCGTCTACCTGATCATCTTATTCCTCCTGGTCCCGCTGTTAGTGTTTGGCCTCTCACTGGCTGGCTGGCCGGTGCTGGTGGGCGTGGGGGTGCCCATCATCTTCGTGATCTTGCTGGTGCTGTTCATCAGGCTCCTGCAGTCCCGCTGCCCACGCGCCCTGCCCCGGAAGCTCCAGAACTGGGACTTCCTGCCCTTGTGGATGCACTCGCTGAAGCCCTGGGACAGGGTGATCTCCACGCTCACCAGCTGCTGCCAGcagcgctgctgctgctgctgtggcgTGTGCTGTCGCGTCTGCTGTCAGCTGTGTGGCTGCCCCAATTGCTGCCGCTGCAGCGGGTGCTGCAAGGACCTGGAGGAGGTGCAGGATGTCCCCATTAAGTCCCCCCAGGCTTTTGATAACATGGCCATGGACAAAGAGGACCAGGACGGGGTCCCCAAGTCCACGGCGGATACAAAGATCACCATCACAGCCTTGTAG
- the SLC34A2 gene encoding sodium-dependent phosphate transport protein 2B isoform X3, whose translation MAPWPEVENAQPNSDKYIEGTAGQQSTTLAKDKETNKDDTGTPATKMELLPSYSTVALIEERTEVEDPWDLPELKDKGIKWSERDTKGKILCVFQGIGKLIMLLVFLYFFVCSLDVLSSAFQLVGGKVAGQFFSNNSIMTNPVAGLVIGVLVTVLVQSSSTSTSIIVSMVASSLLTVRTAIPIVMGANIGTSITNTIVALMQAGDRNEFRRAFAGATIHDFFNWLSVLVLLPLEAASSYLERLTNLVVDSFHFKSGEDAPELLKVITDPFTKLIIQLDKDVINQIAMNDETAKNKSLIKIWCKTFTNVTERNVTVPSPENCTSPSLCWTDGLFTWTIKNVTYQENIAKCKHIFVNFSLPDVAVGVILLVVSLLVLCSCLILIVKLLGSVLRGQVAVIIKKTINTDFPFPFAWLTGYLAILVGAGMTFIVQSSSVFTSAMTPLIGIGVISIERVYPLTLGANLGTTTTAILAALASPGSTLRSSIQIALCHFFFNISGILLWYPIPFTRLPIRLAKGLGSISAKYRWFAIVYLIILFLLVPLLVFGLSLAGWPVLVGVGVPIIFVILLVLFIRLLQSRCPRALPRKLQNWDFLPLWMHSLKPWDRVISTLTSCCQQRCCCCCGVCCRVCCQLCGCPNCCRCSGCCKDLEEVQDVPIKSPQAFDNMAMDKEDQDGVPKSTADTKITITAL comes from the exons ATGGCTCCTTGGCCTGAAGTGGAGAATGCCCAGCCTAACTCTGATAAATACATTGAAGGCACCGCTGGTCAGCAGTCCACCACGCTTGCAAAAGACAAGGAAACCAACAAAG ATGACACTGGGACCCCTGCAACCAAGATGGAGCTTCTGCCATCCTATTCCACCGTGGCACTGATAGAGGAGCGCACAGAGGTGGAGGACCCCTGGGACCTGCCTGAGCTTAAGGACAAGGGGATCAAGTGGTCAG aGAGAGACACCAAAGGGAAGATTCTCTGTGTCTTCCAAGGCATTGGGAAATTAATTATGCTCCTGGTATTTCTCTACTTCTTCGTATGCTCCTTGGATGTTCTCAGCAGCGCCTTCCAGCTGGTTGGAG GAAAGGTGGCTGGCCAGTTCTTCAGCAACAACTCCATTATGACCAACCCTGTGGCGGGGTTGGTGATCGGGGTGCTGGTGACTGTCCTGGTGCAAAGCTCCAGCACCTCCACGTCCATCATTGTCAGCATGGTGGCCTCGTCAT TGCTGACTGTGAGGACTGCCATCCCCATTGTCATGGGGGCCAACATTGGGACCTCAATCACCAACACCATCGTGGCTCTTATGCAGGCAGGAGACCGGAATGAGTTCAGAAG GGCTTTTGCTGGGGCCACAATCCATGACTTCTTCAACTGGCTCTCCGTGTTGGTGCTCTTGCCTCTGGAGGCTGCCAGCTCTTACTTGGAGAGACTGACCAACCTGGTGGTGGACTCCTTCCACTTCAAGAGTGGAGAGGATGCCCCGGAACTTCTGAAAGTGATCACAGATCCCTTCACGAAGCTCATCATCCAG CTGGATAAAGATGTTATCAACCAAATTGCGATGAATGATGAAACAGCCAAAAACAAGAGTCTGATCAAGATTTGGTGCAAGACTTTTACAAACGTG ACTGAGAGGAATGTCACTGTCCCCTCACCTGAGAACTgcacctccccttccctctgttGGACGGATGGTTTGTTCACCTGGACCATCAAGAATGTGACCTACCAGGAGAACATCGCCAAGT GCAAGCACATCTTCGTGAATTTCAGCCTCCCAGATGTTGCCGTGGGCGTCATCCTGCTGGTAGTGTCCCTGCTAGTCCTCTGCAGCTGCCTGATCCTAATTGTCAAGCTCCTGGGCTCTGTGCTCAGGGGACAGGTAGCTGTTATCATCAAGAAGACCATCAACACAG atttccctttcccctttgcctGGTTGACTGGCTACCTGGCCATCCTTGTGGGGGCAGGCATGACCTTCATCGTTCAGAGTAGCTCCGTGTTCACATCTGCTATGACCCCACTGATTG GTATTGGTGTGATATCCATCGAGAGGGTATATCCACTCACACTGGGCGCCAACCTcggcaccaccaccaccgccatccTGGCAGCCTTAGCCAGCCCCGGCAGTACTTTGAGGAGCTCAATCCAG ATTGCCCTGTGCCACTTTTTCTTCAACATCTCAGGAATCTTGTTGTGGTACCCAATCCCATTCACCCGCCTGCCCATCCGCCTGGCCAAGGGGCTGGGCAGCATCTCCGCTAAGTACCGCTGGTTTGCCATCGTCTACCTGATCATCTTATTCCTCCTGGTCCCGCTGTTAGTGTTTGGCCTCTCACTGGCTGGCTGGCCGGTGCTGGTGGGCGTGGGGGTGCCCATCATCTTCGTGATCTTGCTGGTGCTGTTCATCAGGCTCCTGCAGTCCCGCTGCCCACGCGCCCTGCCCCGGAAGCTCCAGAACTGGGACTTCCTGCCCTTGTGGATGCACTCGCTGAAGCCCTGGGACAGGGTGATCTCCACGCTCACCAGCTGCTGCCAGcagcgctgctgctgctgctgtggcgTGTGCTGTCGCGTCTGCTGTCAGCTGTGTGGCTGCCCCAATTGCTGCCGCTGCAGCGGGTGCTGCAAGGACCTGGAGGAGGTGCAGGATGTCCCCATTAAGTCCCCCCAGGCTTTTGATAACATGGCCATGGACAAAGAGGACCAGGACGGGGTCCCCAAGTCCACGGCGGATACAAAGATCACCATCACAGCCTTGTAG
- the SLC34A2 gene encoding sodium-dependent phosphate transport protein 2B isoform X2, with translation MKRYCSGVIECQTMAPWPEVENAQPNSDKYIEGTAGQQSTTLAKDKETNKDDTGTPATKMELLPSYSTVALIEERTEVEDPWDLPELKDKGIKWSERDTKGKILCVFQGIGKLIMLLVFLYFFVCSLDVLSSAFQLVGGKVAGQFFSNNSIMTNPVAGLVIGVLVTVLVQSSSTSTSIIVSMVASSLLTVRTAIPIVMGANIGTSITNTIVALMQAGDRNEFRRAFAGATIHDFFNWLSVLVLLPLEAASSYLERLTNLVVDSFHFKSGEDAPELLKVITDPFTKLIIQLDKDVINQIAMNDETAKNKSLIKIWCKTFTNVTERNVTVPSPENCTSPSLCWTDGLFTWTIKNVTYQENIAKCKHIFVNFSLPDVAVGVILLVVSLLVLCSCLILIVKLLGSVLRGQVAVIIKKTINTDFPFPFAWLTGYLAILVGAGMTFIVQSSSVFTSAMTPLIGIGVISIERVYPLTLGANLGTTTTAILAALASPGSTLRSSIQIALCHFFFNISGILLWYPIPFTRLPIRLAKGLGSISAKYRWFAIVYLIILFLLVPLLVFGLSLAGWPVLVGVGVPIIFVILLVLFIRLLQSRCPRALPRKLQNWDFLPLWMHSLKPWDRVISTLTSCCQQRCCCCCGVCCRVCCQLCGCPNCCRCSGCCKDLEEVQDVPIKSPQAFDNMAMDKEDQDGVPKSTADTKITITAL, from the exons ATGAAAAGATATTGCAGTGGTGTGATAGAGTGCCAG ACCATGGCTCCTTGGCCTGAAGTGGAGAATGCCCAGCCTAACTCTGATAAATACATTGAAGGCACCGCTGGTCAGCAGTCCACCACGCTTGCAAAAGACAAGGAAACCAACAAAG ATGACACTGGGACCCCTGCAACCAAGATGGAGCTTCTGCCATCCTATTCCACCGTGGCACTGATAGAGGAGCGCACAGAGGTGGAGGACCCCTGGGACCTGCCTGAGCTTAAGGACAAGGGGATCAAGTGGTCAG aGAGAGACACCAAAGGGAAGATTCTCTGTGTCTTCCAAGGCATTGGGAAATTAATTATGCTCCTGGTATTTCTCTACTTCTTCGTATGCTCCTTGGATGTTCTCAGCAGCGCCTTCCAGCTGGTTGGAG GAAAGGTGGCTGGCCAGTTCTTCAGCAACAACTCCATTATGACCAACCCTGTGGCGGGGTTGGTGATCGGGGTGCTGGTGACTGTCCTGGTGCAAAGCTCCAGCACCTCCACGTCCATCATTGTCAGCATGGTGGCCTCGTCAT TGCTGACTGTGAGGACTGCCATCCCCATTGTCATGGGGGCCAACATTGGGACCTCAATCACCAACACCATCGTGGCTCTTATGCAGGCAGGAGACCGGAATGAGTTCAGAAG GGCTTTTGCTGGGGCCACAATCCATGACTTCTTCAACTGGCTCTCCGTGTTGGTGCTCTTGCCTCTGGAGGCTGCCAGCTCTTACTTGGAGAGACTGACCAACCTGGTGGTGGACTCCTTCCACTTCAAGAGTGGAGAGGATGCCCCGGAACTTCTGAAAGTGATCACAGATCCCTTCACGAAGCTCATCATCCAG CTGGATAAAGATGTTATCAACCAAATTGCGATGAATGATGAAACAGCCAAAAACAAGAGTCTGATCAAGATTTGGTGCAAGACTTTTACAAACGTG ACTGAGAGGAATGTCACTGTCCCCTCACCTGAGAACTgcacctccccttccctctgttGGACGGATGGTTTGTTCACCTGGACCATCAAGAATGTGACCTACCAGGAGAACATCGCCAAGT GCAAGCACATCTTCGTGAATTTCAGCCTCCCAGATGTTGCCGTGGGCGTCATCCTGCTGGTAGTGTCCCTGCTAGTCCTCTGCAGCTGCCTGATCCTAATTGTCAAGCTCCTGGGCTCTGTGCTCAGGGGACAGGTAGCTGTTATCATCAAGAAGACCATCAACACAG atttccctttcccctttgcctGGTTGACTGGCTACCTGGCCATCCTTGTGGGGGCAGGCATGACCTTCATCGTTCAGAGTAGCTCCGTGTTCACATCTGCTATGACCCCACTGATTG GTATTGGTGTGATATCCATCGAGAGGGTATATCCACTCACACTGGGCGCCAACCTcggcaccaccaccaccgccatccTGGCAGCCTTAGCCAGCCCCGGCAGTACTTTGAGGAGCTCAATCCAG ATTGCCCTGTGCCACTTTTTCTTCAACATCTCAGGAATCTTGTTGTGGTACCCAATCCCATTCACCCGCCTGCCCATCCGCCTGGCCAAGGGGCTGGGCAGCATCTCCGCTAAGTACCGCTGGTTTGCCATCGTCTACCTGATCATCTTATTCCTCCTGGTCCCGCTGTTAGTGTTTGGCCTCTCACTGGCTGGCTGGCCGGTGCTGGTGGGCGTGGGGGTGCCCATCATCTTCGTGATCTTGCTGGTGCTGTTCATCAGGCTCCTGCAGTCCCGCTGCCCACGCGCCCTGCCCCGGAAGCTCCAGAACTGGGACTTCCTGCCCTTGTGGATGCACTCGCTGAAGCCCTGGGACAGGGTGATCTCCACGCTCACCAGCTGCTGCCAGcagcgctgctgctgctgctgtggcgTGTGCTGTCGCGTCTGCTGTCAGCTGTGTGGCTGCCCCAATTGCTGCCGCTGCAGCGGGTGCTGCAAGGACCTGGAGGAGGTGCAGGATGTCCCCATTAAGTCCCCCCAGGCTTTTGATAACATGGCCATGGACAAAGAGGACCAGGACGGGGTCCCCAAGTCCACGGCGGATACAAAGATCACCATCACAGCCTTGTAG